ATTCTAAATCTTAAGCCTCATGAGATGCTGTACAACAGAGAACAACACACCATCTTGAAACCCACAGGTAGAAGTGGCTGAATGAGGTCCGACTTCACCACCTGGACGTTTGGTTCTGCAGACAGGGGGACTTGAGTATTTGCGACTTGCTTTAGGACacagtgtgtcccaaaagtctatatatatatatatatatatatatatatatatatatatatatatatatatatatatatatatatatatatatatatatatatatatatatatatatataagggactatgtttgccagcactaCATCGGTTgtgtcttcgtcagtggatgttcgtggacgtccgcttctcggttggtctgcaacgcttccagtctttttgaatttgttaataagtttgttGACCTTgagacagcttcctgatccagccatgagaatgatttcgaTACCAGTCCCTCCAACATTTTACGATTGTGGAAACTAATGCAAAAATCATGGAAACTCCGCAGTATTCACAggcgcttgcaatttttcaaaattaccgcagattcgggccgagacgcgtcacccgccatcatcacaacacgcgttcagccccttcgattcacgtgcgtcgaacatgagtacagcttaaaGCTCTCATTAGCCTACAAACGTCACCGCGCCAATTCgcaaaaaaagcagaaaaatcaAGCATCTCAAATAAAAcgctgtgaaatcctgtacagactacAGTGCGTCCTTATTTTGTCAAAAGGCATTCCTAAAGGCTGTCTGAAagaaatcatatgtaaattaagtATGAAATACTAATTTCccgtatgtatggagacttttgggacaccctgtatagaCTAAAATAAACCTTTACTGTGTAACTAAACACTAAAGTTACAtaggcagccatcttggataCAGGAAATTTTGAAATCACTCCACTCCATACCCCGAGGTGCCTGCAGAGATGATGGTCTTGTACCACATGTTAGGATGTTGGGTGTGTATTTATGAAAAGTTATAAATACGTCTCACCTGATGAGAGACTTTCATTCATTGTTCGCGCCAGTGCAAAGGTAAAAGAAGCGACGTCGGACAACAAATACGTCtcagctgatcaactgccatttGCCAAGACAGTTACATACATGTAATTTATGCTGATATTTTAAAGTGGATACTGTATTTCCTACAATTATGATGGATTTTGTATTTTAGAAAGCTGTACATTTTAAGGTAAATTAAGTTACAAAATGAGTGGTTAGAtattcagcagcagcagcagtctcAGGCAAACTGCTAATGAAGTGTGCTATCGATGTTGGATATTTATGTTAGAAGTGTGTATCTCCCTTCATGTGATGTGATCAACAGTTTAGTGTGAAAGATGTAAAGTAGCCAACAATACAATGTTATTTAAAGCTGTGTCTATGCAATACACCGTGAACTTGCACAGCTGTGTGAGGATTAAAGCAGACTAGCTGAAATTTGTACTTTGTATATAATCAATTAAGTCTTTCCTGAGGCTGgagtgtggattttttttttctacaaaagaAAGGACACATCATTTTGAAATGATtaccaggcaaaaaaaaaaaaatgttaaaccaTTCGATGGTTTCTTCTAGGTGACATTTCCATGGTTAACTGTTCAAGAAGGAAAAGGGGACAGAGGTTTAATTTGTACTCAATTTAATATattacaacaaacaaacaaacaaaaaaaaaacttttccgcTCACTAAAATATATATTCGCCATGGATAGGTGAACGTGTGCGAGCTCTCCTCCTCAGCCATTCCTGTATGAACAGGTTCTCAGTCCTTGACCATCTCAGGGTCGATGTTCTGATTCTGTGCAGCCAGTTTGAGCTGCTTCTGTCTAAGCATGTAGCGGTAGCCACGCATGGCGCACAGGTAGCCTCCGTACAGGGTCAGCAGCATCATGGACCCGGAGAAGACGCGGTAGCCCACATCAGCTAGACGCTTGGTACTCAGCATGGGGAACTCGCTAAAatgcaaagaagaaaaaaaaaagaccttcaGTTATGGCTGCCCAAGTTCCTGGAGACCTGCTTTCCTGAACTCAACATGTTTTCCAATCCAGTCTGTTAACATGCCATTAACACAAAACGAACGaattggagcgaaatattccgaaaagcagcccataaatgtccagcgtaggtgtgaactcctttaatactgtttaaaaagcatctcagggaaattcctcaagaaatcgggtgagaaatcaccaagaatacatttctggaaattctaggcaaaaagggcgtctactctgaagatgctaaaatactaaattattttgatttattttggatttttgatcagaacataattcccatagttccatctgtgttactccagagttttgatgaccattattattctaaaatgtctgtggtcaaacttttgactggtaatGTGGAATCTGTACATGACAAGACCAGATTTGGACCCGTGTTGCGTGCTACtctgaaataatatttatttcatatgtaGCAGTCTGCAAAAACCCAAATCATACAGAAGCTGGAAAATAGCAGCCAAGAACTGAAGTCAGTTATTCATGGAAAAATTACGActcattttttaaagtttagtTTAAATGCCAGTTGTCTCAATCTGTCCATTTTCCATAGCATTTAttgtcacgggggagcctgtatcctatcccagggaactcggggcacaaggtgagggGCACCAACccttcacagggcacaatctcacactaCGGGCCATTTGgggatgccagtcagcctacaatgcacggctttgaactgggggaggaagctggagtacccagaggaagcccccgaaggacggggagaacatgcacacagggcggaggcgggattcaaacccctaaccccggtgttgtgaggcaaatgtgcaaaccactaagccactgtgccaccCCCTGCCCATTGTCTCAATTTACCAGTATAATTATTTTAGGACAGTTCATCTAATGAAAGGTTTTCCAGTTAATGTTcgttaataatcattttaaaaagtcaacATTTTCCACAAATTTGTGCTCCAGCAACGCTTCGTGTCCTTGATGAAATGTTGACTAATATTGACCAGATCTTGTACATGAACAAGTGTGCAGAGAATCAATCCATTAAGATGATGTCAGTATCAGATCAGTGTCAGGTACCAGCACTGGTGATTTGTGAAAAgttggagattattataaataataaatgtgctgcagaataatgaaatgctaaatATGCATAATATGAATTCAAATTGACTGTGCCTTATTAACGCCAGACATCTTTCACTGGTTGACACGGAGAAAGACTGTGGATCTTGCTGTAGTGTTCAGTTTGAAACTAGGCTTAAAGATTATAAACTTCTCCTGATACAAGGTGCCTTGATAAATCACATGGAATTAAAAGCTCTGATATCAgaatctttataaataaataaataaataaataaaaatccctaGTTCAAATCATAATCTAATGTCTACACGCTAAAGCACAACCAGACACCATGATTCAGCTGAGAGCCACGATGTGCTTCTGTAAATCAGAGCGACTGCATGAGCCTTTTTTTCAACTGTAGAGGATTTCTCATCGCCATCTTCACCCATACTAGTCATGTTTAATGCTGATCATATCCTAGACGATGAGATGATGTGTTTTTGTAGTCATGTACGCCATACATAGGGtatggtgacttagtggttaacacattgcctcgcacctccgggactgggggttcgaatcccgcctccgccctgtgtgcacggagtttgcgtgttctcctcgtgctatgggggtttcctccaggtactctagtttcctccccagttcaATGACATGCATTTTAGGccaattggcatttccaaattgtctgtagtgtgtgattgtgccctgcgatggattttcccccaccttgtgcctcgagtcccctacgataggctccaggctccccgtgaccccgtgtaggataagcggtacagaaaatggacagatgTTTGAACGGAGGCTGACTGTCAGCATTGCTGAAGGTGTCACCAGTAATCAccagaaataaaattatattacaaaTTACTCCTGGAGAAGCCCGAACAGTGTAAAAAGATGGACTCACTTTATCGATCGGTCCGATCAGCCAACTTGCACAAACTCCACCCTCTAAGAAACGAATCTACTCcaacctgttttttttatttcctcgaCCAGGAGATAGACAGAAAAGTGAATAGCGGGCGAgaagacagacaaaaaaaaatgcacccaCAGCCAGGTCTGCTGCTAACAAACTGGCTAATGTAAAGCAAGACACGCCCCCGGGGGCGGGACATACACATTCGAGCATGTAATTGGATGAACACAAGATTAGTACAAGGTGAGTCATCAAAAATTCTAATCATTTTCCTGGACAAACTAAGAAAACGAGAATATCTCCAAAACTATTGCAtgtattgggttttttttctagttaTACTATCGTATTGAAGTCAATAAAGCTCTGCTTTAAGGAATAAGTGTTACTTTGATCAAATCCAAGACCAAATGATGTATGCAAAGCGTCAACACAGAGTAAACGTGTGCGCGTGTGAACCTGAGGCACGAGCCGTAGCTTAattagactctttttttttatttagctaaCCTCTCTCTGCTATTCTACAAACCGAAATAATACATGCGAAAATGATTATACACCACTCACCTACTTATTTATCCGAGTTAAATCCAAAGGACGGTTAAAACACCTATTTTATGAACGTTCAATGTCAGCCAATTACGCCTGCACCACTTCCTGGTTGCACTACGGATGGACGGAAAGGACAAAAATCCCCAAAGCGTTTTATATATTcgtgtgtatgtttttattgtttctacTGTCCAATTTTCATTAAGGAAATTAAGGAAACAGCTACTGTAATGTCTGAGGTGTCCAGTCGATTGATTTAGtgacattttaattgtttattgatttatgtAAGTTTTCAGTAGCAGGAACTTTTCACGCCATAGCCAAGCAACACTGAGGGAATTATTTTGAAGACGGACAAAAATGGAGGCGCCGAGCAGTAAACACACATGTTCCGAAACAGCCGAGGAGAAAGAGGATCCTGGAGCAGCTCCATACGGAAACTTTATAAATTACTACACATTTAATCCGCCAGAGAATCGTCTGAGTTTGATCCCGAGCACGCTGCTGGAGGATGTGGGACATCAGCCCGACACAGAGGCGGTGCTGCTGCTCGATGTGGGCTGCAACTCCGGGGTGAGAGAGCGAAGCTGAACCGCTAACTCAatataataatcaaataaaagtttttctgtctttctttttattaataacagcaacaaaaaaagttacaagtAAGATCTATAGAGAATGCAAATTTTCAGAGGGAAAAAATTACAAACAGAACTCTCAACCCTGCTGGGGAAAAGaccaacagaaaccatcaccaaaaattctaatgttttccactacaaataccattacaacccATCAgccaaccattaaaaccattaccattattggtccttgatcgtatccactagatataacatgccaccaatacagtttccattaaaaccaattcAATTCCTATTATAACTACTAAAACCATTACatattctatgagggtttctattgtttctttttcagcagAAAAGCTTCATGCTATGTGTCTTGACTTTCTTTAtctgcatcttttttttctactttcatcatgtttgtgtatttttttctcatgGCTGCATTCCCCTGCTGATGGTGGTGGAAGTTAGCCCTTGCATCATCTCTACCTGAAGAGAGCgttgcagcagcgctttagtccttcagTCTCCCAGCTCTCTCACTTCCTTTTCTGTACAGTCtactcaaacagatcagcttccaaagctttacGTTTCATGCTCATACCATTCATGCTTTACGTTTCATGCTCATACCGTTCATGCTTTACGTTTCATGCTCTTAACATTATTACACGTCATCTTGTAGATTGCTGAGAGTGTACTAACACGTGTACAAAAACGGTGAAAGTTTTTATATTACTGCTGAGTTTTGCTGCTTGTGTTAGGACAGTGTAAGAGAAGACATGCTACAGATGCAATTTATCCATAAATTTATatcatattaaattatatatatatatatgtatgtgtgtgtgtgtgtgtgtgtgtgtatgtatgtatgtatgtatataagaGGCTACTTGTGTACAGTTGAGCTTTACATACGCCTTAATtggtattattttgtcttcttggAGACATGTatatatcttatgtagcttctgaagggcagtattaaatgaaaaagattaagatctttaaacaaaataataacaatttacaccaataaTCTGTTCAAACGTTTACACCCCcgtggctcttaatgtatcatgtcctcagtgtgaaaagatggatctgaaaatcatatagtcgctgatggaaaggggtcaaatgttcagaagatgctggaaaagcaaagaatgtgcaggacctggaggatttttctgatgAACAGgggacagtttaactgctcaggacaaacaagggactcgtgaacaactatcataaaacataaaaacatccaggtaacgacacacagtattaagtctcaagcgtgtgtaaacttttgaaccggttcatttgtgtaaattcagttataattgtgtcttgtggactagatgtaaacatctgtcatgtgaaatagcttaatcagggcaggactaaataaaaaaactaaatgcaatatttatgatccctcttatctttttttattatgaacatttagcagattctgcaagtcgtatgtaaatttatgacctcAGCTGTACATTGTTGAAGTAAACCACAAACCGCCATGCTGATCCTTTTCACCTTGCTCCACTGTTGCTCTTTACCAGGACTTATCTATTGCACTGTACAAGCATTTTCTTCAAGATCAGCCACCTGGAAGTGATTCTTCCAAAAGGATTCACCTACTTGGATTTGACCTGGACCAGGACTTAATCGTACGGGCTCAAAACTCTAACCCGTTCCCCCAAAACGTTCAGTTCATTCCCCTCGATATCACCAGTGAGGAGAGCCGCACTGAACTTGCTTCCTATCTGGAGAAGTTTGGACGCAGTCGCTTTCACCTGTGTTCCTGTTTTGCTGTGACGATGTGGGTTCACCTGAACCACGGAGATGCTGCCTTGTTAGCTTTCCTCTCGCGGCTCGCTTCTGTCTGCGAGTGCTTGTTACTGGAGGCCCAGCCGTGGAAATGTTACCGCTCGGCTGCACGGCGGTTACGAAAACTCGGACGCAGCGACTTCGAACACTTTAAGACTCTGGAGATCCGTGGCGATGTGGCAGCTCACGCTAAAGAGCATTTAGAAAAGCAGTGTGGAATGGAGCTGGTTCGGAGTTTCGGTAGTACATCGTGGGACCGGAGCCTTTTGTTATTCAAGAGACGATCATGCAGCCACCAGGAGAGAAAGCAGTAGGGGTTGATTTGATTAGCCTATAacctattatattatatcatatcataacCTACTATTGTTTCAAgacacaacatttttttaaagagtcaTTGCAGaataattttaaatgaaatgttacaaagTAAAGGAATTGCACTTACTCTGTTGTGGACGGTCTCACATGAACAATTCCCAAAACCTGTTTATACCCTCACCCTTGCTCCACTGGGCAATCTCACCTCACTAATACTATAGGCTTGTAATCATAAatactgtcctgtgctcatcccaagACTCTTATGCACAATCTGTTCATCCTGAACATCCTCAAAATACACTTactactgtttgactttatagtatacGGTATAGTAATCctactatccggtgtcacccagaagagctTGCGCTCCCTTTTGAGTCTTAAGGTTTTTTCCTAATATCTactcggggagtttttccttgccactgtaaCCTCTGTCTTTAAATCCTGAGGGATTTAAATCTACATCAGGGTTTCTGTACAGCTGTTGTGAACATGTCTACACtaataaaagtgctatacaaataaaactgaattgaattaccTCTTGACACATTGAACTTTAGTGAGGTCTGGTAACTCAGTGGTTCTCACCTCCAATGATCTGTGAAGCATCCAAACATCAACCTCAACTCTgaggttataaataaatatatacagtgtcatTTCAGTAATGGCTaaacagttgaggtcataagtttacatccACCCTCAGTTATCCTCACTGTGAAAAGATGGCTCTGAACATCCTATAGTCACTTTTGGAAAGAGATcaaagatgctggaaaagcaaagaatgtccaacagtgggcagtttacctgctcgggacaaacaagggactcatgaacaactatcacaaatcataaaaacagtcgttgatcatccaggtaacagcacacagtattaataatcaagcgtgtgtaaacttttgaactggttcatttgtgtaaattcaattattattgtgtcttgtgtattatatgtaaacatctgttatgtgaaatagcttattcagggaaggactaaataaacaaaacaaaatgcattttttttaatgatccctcttattttttttaaatgattaatatttAGCTGATCCTGCAAAGCGTATGTAAGCTTATGACCTCACGTGTCAATAATGTGATGTTGGACCTAATTATAAttcaaattattataatataatgctAAAAATGTGTTCAGTGAGTGGGGAAAAATGTTCTTTGGGtccattacatttaattattaataatgaggCTAATGGTGAAATATTTGCATTATGTTTGCAAAGTAATTGTGGAGCATGTGgtgtgtggaatttattttacagttaatctATCTGTTCTCCACAAGGTGGTGCTCTTTGTCAAgtagcctgtgtgtgtttttgtttaaaaaaatgagtgAATTATCGCTTCTGTGCCTTTTGCCTAAgatcaaatgtgaaaatgagGAAACTTGCCATGAACCTGCACCAGCAGGAATTGAGAGAGGCAAATACAGAGAGTAAAAAGCTGCGTAAAGTGTCTTGGTAAGGTTGAGGACCACCATGAGCTGTCGGAACAACTTCAGATCACATTAGTACGGATTCTACATGTCTCTGGAACTGTGCTGGAAGCATGAACACTAAATTTAATGACGGTGGTAGAGAGTGCTGTCTACCAtgtcactccaaaatctcccataagtGCTCAGttaggttgagatctggtgactgtgaaggctgtagcatatatttcatatcatcttcatcctcatcaaaccattcagtgagctctAGTGCCCTTCAGATGTGGGTGGAGTCAGCCTGGAAGATGCCACGCCCATCAGGATcgaaatgtttcatcatgagATAAAGCTGATcggtcagaagaactttgtactGATTTGCTGTAAGTGGACAAGCGAAGGCAAATTCTGCCTGCAGAATAACACACAGCCTTACAGAGACGGGTGGACGCTAAAAGCCTGTAAATATGGACTCAGAATTATTTGTTAGAATAGTGTGGTAAAAAGGAATTGATTGGTTTCCTGTGTAATATTGCTGGAAAGGCTAGAATGTGTATGATGAGTGGAAGATGCAGCCTCAAACATCAACAGTGACCTGTTATAAGCTACCCGTGTGAGTTCATGGACAAAGGATGAGGGCTGTGGCAAGAAAATGAGCACGGAGGAAGGCATACTCCTAGctctaaaaaataaacatataaaagcAGTAcgtgactacagctcagaaaTCACCGCagctgtttatgacactgttcatttgtaaaacacccaactgaacactgtaatcccatatttggataaaatcaaTTCATGCATACCAgttgtacacctgtaccaataTGATGgatcaggctggttcttcaaatttggccctcgaggtccactgtcctgtagcgtttagctccaaccctaatcaaacacacctgaacaagctaaccaaggtcttcaggatGACTTTTCTCAAAACGCATGAATAAAGTAGGTTTTTCCTcagatttctactagccctagctctgtaaACAGTGGATTCTCAAACGCAAAGTTTTTACAGCAGATTGCTACTGTAGAacacttatttctgtgaaaatttcagctTCGTATCTGGTCCCcaaccagagatattcaacccgaaagtgaggggaatttttttttttttaattgcactttCTTGTCCCCattaaaaaaaggagagagggagaagtcTCAAagctgaaatgttctgcatgcacactatatttacctaggtaccccctaaaaaaattgagactgagactcaaacccttcccattataaactgactctaaatgtggaactgtgagcaatcttaagcattacatttggacttaagttctatgTCTAAGGATCAAGAATATGCAAACTGTTCATGTACCTTGTAacgtgctctagagatcagttatTGCTCCAAGGAGCTACagtaggaccatcctgagccgagatcCTGAGGTTTCcgaaacagctgtataaccaaaatttgttgtgtgccatgaaaCAGAGATGGCTGTCGTAGTTAAACCAGTGGTTTTGTAAAACGGTCAAggaaccaactttgcaattattgaaccacttgagatggactgacaCTGGGGTTAATATTGAATAATATAAATTGTTTtgtaatatatttgttttgtatataaatatacaactAAATGTAtaacaatctttaaaaaaagtcagaaaTAATTTTTAGTTGATATCAGTGGCATCTAACAGGCCCAGGATCCCTGGTTCGACCCTGAGCTCGGGGCACTGTCTGTGCagatgttctctctgtgtctgcaaGCATTTCTCCTGGGTTCTCCAGTCCGCTTCCCCAAAACATGCAGGTCCGTGTATTGTTGACTCTAAATATtatccctaggtgtgaatgagtgtgtgaatgtgtgtgaatgatgcCCTTTGTTGGACTGGAGTCCCATCCAGATTGAATTTCCGCCTCACGCCTAGTATTCCCAGGACCGGTGCCGGATTCAGTACTATGCTGACCAGGACCATGTCAAGGAATGACCCAAGTACATTAGTCTCTTAGCTCAAATACAAAACTTTTCAGTTCCTTTAATGTCAAGTATTACGAGTTCAAGACAATGCCCTAATATAACAATATGAACAAATGCTTAGTTGCAGTTGTGAATAAGGTGTTGTGATTttgtacataataaataataattgtaaaagaaataataaaagatgCAGTTCGCTATGTTGTTTTTCAGAATTCTTTAATTGCTGGAGTATTATATCAGGATTATGCCACCTTTACTGATACAGAAAATATATATCGCCTATAGATATAGTTTCTTGTAACAAGTCTACCATAACATGAACCTATAGTTAGTTTTACGATAGTTTCTTTAAGCTATTTGATATCATATTTTATACTGACACTTCAGTGTGTAGTGAATCTGGTGTTGTCTCTAATCTCGGTGGTTTTGATCAGCAGTTTAGGGGATGGAGAGCTGAACTGCTGGTAGCCGTTCATTCCTTTGGAGcctggaataaataaaaaaaaaaacagagagagacatacttATAATGACGTTTCatgaacaaaacaacatttGCACAATTTTCCCCATTTatcctctttttattcccttttTAGTTTTGCACTAAAGCTGCAAGGCTACTGTTGCTAATTTGTCTGGGAAGCTTCTAGCCTCAGGTTTAGCATCATGTAAACACAATCACCTGAAAATATATAGTACATATATAGCATATTCTAATCTTATTACTGTTTGTGTAGAAATCTTGGCACTAAGCCAGTCAACGTCTTTCGAGGCGAGAGTGTCTAAACTGTTTCTAAAGCTATACCTTTGTCAGAAACTGTAGACTCTACTCACTACTTGTAAAGTTCAGTACTCACTGTAACTGGACATGGATTGAATGTTGCCAACGACCTGCTGtccaattctttaaaaaaaatagtaaaaaaaaaaaaaaaaaaagggatataatTACACTTTA
This window of the Ictalurus furcatus strain D&B chromosome 21, Billie_1.0, whole genome shotgun sequence genome carries:
- the LOC128625036 gene encoding cytochrome c oxidase assembly protein COX14 homolog, producing the protein MLSTKRLADVGYRVFSGSMMLLTLYGGYLCAMRGYRYMLRQKQLKLAAQNQNIDPEMVKD
- the LOC128625035 gene encoding pre-miRNA 5'-monophosphate methyltransferase → MEAPSSKHTCSETAEEKEDPGAAPYGNFINYYTFNPPENRLSLIPSTLLEDVGHQPDTEAVLLLDVGCNSGDLSIALYKHFLQDQPPGSDSSKRIHLLGFDLDQDLIVRAQNSNPFPQNVQFIPLDITSEESRTELASYLEKFGRSRFHLCSCFAVTMWVHLNHGDAALLAFLSRLASVCECLLLEAQPWKCYRSAARRLRKLGRSDFEHFKTLEIRGDVAAHAKEHLEKQCGMELVRSFGSTSWDRSLLLFKRRSCSHQERKQ